Proteins encoded in a region of the Psychromicrobium lacuslunae genome:
- a CDS encoding thiamine-phosphate kinase, whose amino-acid sequence MGGIANQAAEQTVGQLSETELLKLILPRLRGNATALLGPGDDAAILAAPDGRTVVSIDTQVQDQDFRLEWNNGYASTGFDVGWKSAAQNLSDINAMGAVPTGLVLSLTMPPQTPVSWVLDLADGLSAAISELGADRCVVAGGDLSAGAELVITAAVLGDLEGREAVRRGGGAPGDQLAVAGVLGRAAAGWALLEGSQPVSSLDAEMLALIDYFRCPRPPLSAGPMAAQCGATAMLDISDGLVRDATRLAKASGVQIDLDPAALGAFVEELQPAAHFLKQDPLAWVLGGGEDHGLLCTFAADTVLPAGFTAIGSVRSKAETTIAGITDWVTVAGQRSSTVGWDHFAD is encoded by the coding sequence ATGGGTGGGATAGCGAATCAGGCTGCGGAACAGACCGTCGGTCAGCTGAGTGAGACCGAGCTGCTCAAACTCATCCTGCCGCGCTTGCGAGGTAACGCGACCGCATTGCTCGGTCCCGGCGACGACGCCGCAATTCTGGCGGCCCCTGATGGTCGGACCGTAGTCTCCATCGACACCCAGGTGCAAGATCAGGACTTTCGGCTGGAATGGAACAATGGCTACGCCTCGACCGGCTTTGACGTGGGCTGGAAATCAGCGGCGCAAAACCTCAGTGATATCAACGCGATGGGAGCGGTGCCTACCGGTCTGGTGCTGAGCCTGACCATGCCGCCGCAGACTCCGGTGAGTTGGGTGCTGGATCTGGCCGATGGGTTGAGCGCCGCAATCTCCGAGCTAGGCGCCGATCGCTGCGTAGTGGCTGGTGGCGACCTTTCGGCCGGGGCAGAGTTGGTCATCACAGCCGCTGTGCTGGGCGACCTGGAGGGCCGGGAGGCAGTCCGTCGCGGCGGTGGTGCTCCGGGCGATCAGCTCGCCGTGGCTGGCGTCTTAGGCAGGGCAGCAGCGGGTTGGGCCTTATTGGAGGGCTCCCAGCCGGTTTCCTCACTCGATGCTGAAATGCTCGCTTTGATCGACTACTTCCGTTGCCCCAGGCCGCCGTTGTCGGCAGGTCCGATGGCGGCCCAATGCGGAGCCACCGCAATGCTCGACATCTCCGATGGTTTGGTGCGAGACGCTACCCGGTTGGCGAAGGCGAGTGGAGTGCAGATTGACCTCGACCCGGCTGCGCTGGGTGCCTTTGTGGAGGAACTTCAACCGGCAGCGCATTTTTTAAAGCAAGACCCCTTGGCTTGGGTACTCGGTGGAGGAGAAGACCACGGATTGTTATGCACATTTGCTGCCGATACCGTGTTGCCCGCTGGCTTCACCGCGATAGGCTCGGTACGCTCGAAGGCAGAAACCACAATAGCTGGGATTACTGATTGGGTGACTGTTGCAGGGCAGCGCAGCAGCACGGTCGGATGGGATCATTTTGCAGATTAA
- a CDS encoding DUF3515 domain-containing protein, giving the protein MQRRPRTLALSLALLPIAAITLSSCTPAVEVSAAKDSANPACAPMMIALPDKVADAPLRETSSQATAAWGNPSVLILRCGVTPPPRTSTDQCVGVNGVDWLMKQDGDTWTLTTYGRIPATEILFNQKNVASSTVLPELAAAVGKIPQSYKCLSLADVPKPSASPSAK; this is encoded by the coding sequence ATGCAGCGCCGTCCTCGCACTCTTGCCTTATCACTTGCTTTACTGCCCATCGCGGCTATTACCCTCTCTTCTTGCACCCCTGCGGTTGAGGTTTCTGCGGCGAAGGATTCGGCAAATCCGGCGTGCGCACCGATGATGATTGCGCTGCCTGATAAAGTTGCCGACGCTCCGCTTCGTGAGACAAGCTCCCAGGCCACCGCGGCTTGGGGTAATCCCTCAGTGCTAATCCTGCGTTGCGGGGTGACGCCGCCGCCGAGGACCTCCACCGATCAGTGTGTTGGGGTCAATGGGGTGGACTGGCTCATGAAGCAAGACGGCGACACCTGGACGCTGACCACCTACGGCCGAATTCCGGCTACCGAAATCTTGTTCAACCAGAAAAATGTCGCCTCAAGCACCGTATTACCTGAGCTGGCTGCGGCGGTGGGCAAAATCCCGCAGAGCTACAAATGCCTCAGCCTAGCCGATGTGCCCAAACCCTCGGCGAGCCCTTCAGCAAAGTAG
- a CDS encoding D-alanine--D-alanine ligase family protein yields the protein MSGDTRKPRIAVLFGGRSSEHAVSCVTAMSVLSVIDPTKYDVVPIGISKAGQWVLAGQETQQWRIEAGSLPEVNPDAQAITLSRTVTGAELVSNEPGRVPELLGEVDVVFPLLHGPFGEDGTIQGLLELADTRYVGAGVTASAVGMDKEFMKIVLAAAGLNVHPYRVIRDRDWQQSRTEVLRKVAELGWPVFVKPARAGSSIGISKVDGPEQLEAAIEAAREYDPKVMVEAAVRGREIEIGVLQGKDGAGPRTSFPGEVIASAEHSFYDFEAKYLADSGTEVSCPAELPEPVIEQLRDAAVKAFDAIEAEGLSRVDFFYTPEGELVINEINTMPGFTPQSMFPQMWAASGMSYPELVEELIQLALQRKTGLR from the coding sequence ATGAGCGGCGACACTCGAAAACCGCGAATCGCCGTATTGTTTGGCGGTCGCTCCAGTGAGCATGCGGTGAGTTGCGTCACGGCGATGAGCGTGCTGAGCGTCATTGACCCCACGAAATACGACGTGGTGCCGATCGGCATTAGCAAGGCCGGGCAGTGGGTCTTGGCCGGGCAAGAAACACAGCAATGGCGGATTGAGGCCGGGAGTCTGCCGGAGGTCAACCCAGACGCGCAAGCCATCACGCTGTCCAGAACAGTTACCGGCGCCGAATTGGTGAGTAATGAGCCTGGCCGGGTGCCGGAACTGCTCGGTGAAGTTGATGTGGTGTTTCCGCTGCTCCACGGTCCTTTCGGTGAAGATGGCACCATCCAGGGCCTGTTGGAGCTTGCCGATACCCGGTATGTGGGTGCGGGGGTGACCGCCTCAGCCGTCGGGATGGATAAAGAATTCATGAAGATCGTGCTGGCTGCGGCCGGCCTTAACGTCCACCCCTACCGGGTGATCCGTGATCGAGACTGGCAGCAGTCCCGCACCGAGGTGCTCCGTAAAGTGGCCGAATTGGGCTGGCCGGTGTTCGTCAAACCCGCCCGCGCGGGTTCTTCCATCGGTATCAGCAAAGTTGACGGCCCGGAGCAGCTTGAAGCCGCCATTGAAGCGGCCCGCGAATACGATCCGAAAGTGATGGTGGAAGCCGCTGTCAGGGGTCGTGAAATTGAAATCGGGGTGCTGCAAGGCAAGGACGGAGCGGGGCCTCGAACTTCGTTCCCGGGCGAAGTGATTGCCTCGGCAGAGCACAGCTTCTATGACTTTGAAGCGAAGTATCTTGCCGATTCCGGTACTGAGGTGAGTTGTCCGGCTGAATTGCCGGAACCGGTCATTGAACAGCTCCGAGATGCCGCGGTAAAGGCTTTCGACGCCATCGAGGCCGAGGGACTCTCCCGGGTGGATTTCTTCTACACCCCGGAAGGTGAACTGGTGATCAACGAAATTAACACCATGCCGGGCTTTACCCCGCAGTCTATGTTCCCGCAGATGTGGGCGGCTAGCGGGATGAGTTATCCAGAGCTGGTCGAGGAACTCATTCAGCTTGCCCTGCAGCGCAAGACCGGATTGCGCTAG
- a CDS encoding NAD(P)H-dependent glycerol-3-phosphate dehydrogenase has protein sequence MSDQQPLAVLGAGSWGTTFAKILADANPGRTVKLWGRRQQIVDQINASHRNQDYLPDIELPTNIVASSDVAEVLREASLVTLAVPAQSLRAQLAHWRGLLAPGAIVVSLMKGLELDTDARMSEVIAEELGLAANRIVVVSGPNLAMEIARREPTASVVACVDEAVAGQVAALCTPSYFRPYTNTDVVGVEIGGIVKNVIALAVGICEGKQMGDNTKASVITRGLAETTRLALALGGEADTMAGLAGLGDLVATCSSPLSRNHSAGRLLGEGLSLAEVNARMTQTAEGIKSGRAVHELAKKLGVDMPITSAVVAVLEGKLDVDGLGPLLLARELKSEGASG, from the coding sequence ATGAGTGATCAGCAGCCGCTCGCGGTACTTGGTGCGGGCAGCTGGGGGACGACTTTCGCCAAGATTCTCGCTGATGCCAATCCCGGTCGCACCGTGAAGCTGTGGGGCAGACGCCAGCAGATTGTCGATCAGATCAACGCTTCGCACCGGAACCAGGACTACCTGCCGGACATTGAACTGCCAACTAATATTGTCGCTAGCTCAGACGTCGCCGAGGTGTTGCGTGAGGCCAGCCTGGTTACCCTGGCGGTGCCAGCCCAGTCGCTTCGAGCTCAGCTCGCGCACTGGCGTGGGCTGCTCGCTCCCGGGGCTATTGTGGTGTCCCTGATGAAGGGACTTGAGCTAGACACCGATGCCAGAATGAGCGAAGTCATTGCTGAAGAACTTGGCCTCGCCGCCAATCGGATTGTGGTGGTCTCCGGGCCGAACCTGGCTATGGAGATCGCCCGGCGCGAACCAACCGCCTCCGTGGTGGCTTGTGTAGATGAAGCGGTGGCTGGCCAAGTCGCCGCGCTGTGCACCCCGAGTTACTTCCGCCCCTACACCAATACCGATGTGGTGGGTGTCGAAATCGGTGGCATCGTGAAGAACGTGATCGCCCTTGCGGTCGGCATTTGCGAAGGCAAGCAAATGGGCGATAACACCAAGGCCTCGGTGATTACTCGGGGTTTGGCAGAAACCACCAGACTGGCGCTTGCGCTGGGCGGTGAGGCGGATACTATGGCAGGATTGGCCGGCCTAGGCGACTTAGTTGCCACCTGCTCCTCGCCGCTGAGCCGCAATCACAGCGCCGGGCGGTTGCTCGGTGAGGGGCTCAGCCTGGCTGAAGTCAATGCTCGGATGACGCAGACCGCCGAAGGTATTAAATCTGGGCGTGCGGTACATGAGCTAGCGAAGAAACTCGGCGTCGATATGCCGATCACCTCCGCAGTGGTTGCCGTGTTAGAAGGAAAACTTGACGTAGACGGCCTCGGCCCATTGCTTTTAGCCCGTGAACTTAAATCAGAAGGAGCGTCCGGATGA
- a CDS encoding lysophospholipid acyltransferase family protein: MQEKLPFGMRVMFHILADTLRPAMNLMMGKQWIDLEKLPKDSGFIVCPNHCTEIDPVLVGHMLYSNGYPPHFLTKASLFKVPVVGKVLAGSLQIPVDRAGPTARRSLEVAQQVLDKNGAIVIYPEGTLTRDPDLWPMKGHTGAARLALQTGAPVIPVAHWGAQEVFPRYAKMVKLFPRKKVRMIVGDPVDLDEFRGRPIDKFLLDAATEKILDQITILLAGLRNEVPPKERWDPSQHNQTVRGRQIDKDPEVGS, translated from the coding sequence ATGCAGGAAAAACTTCCCTTCGGAATGCGGGTGATGTTCCATATTCTGGCAGACACTCTGCGCCCGGCAATGAACCTCATGATGGGCAAGCAATGGATTGATCTGGAGAAGCTTCCGAAGGATTCCGGCTTCATTGTCTGCCCGAACCACTGCACTGAGATTGACCCGGTGCTGGTCGGCCACATGCTCTACAGCAATGGCTATCCGCCGCACTTCCTCACTAAGGCATCGCTTTTCAAGGTGCCGGTGGTGGGTAAGGTGTTGGCTGGTTCCTTGCAAATCCCGGTTGATCGGGCTGGCCCTACCGCTCGCCGTTCTCTCGAAGTCGCCCAGCAAGTGCTTGATAAAAACGGTGCCATCGTGATCTACCCCGAGGGGACCCTGACCCGTGATCCGGACTTGTGGCCGATGAAGGGACACACCGGCGCGGCTCGACTTGCCCTGCAAACCGGTGCCCCGGTAATTCCGGTGGCGCATTGGGGAGCGCAGGAGGTCTTCCCGCGATATGCCAAGATGGTCAAACTGTTTCCACGCAAGAAGGTGCGGATGATCGTTGGTGACCCGGTAGATCTTGACGAGTTCAGAGGCCGGCCTATCGATAAATTTCTGCTTGACGCTGCCACCGAAAAAATACTGGATCAGATCACCATCCTGCTCGCGGGTCTGCGCAATGAGGTTCCGCCGAAAGAGCGTTGGGACCCGAGCCAACACAACCAAACCGTCCGAGGACGTCAGATCGACAAGGATCCCGAGGTTGGCTCATGA
- the murA gene encoding UDP-N-acetylglucosamine 1-carboxyvinyltransferase, producing MSSVLTVRGGVPLAGRISVRGAKNLVPKAMVAALLGNSPSVLRNVPEIKDVEVVTSLLQLHGVSVVKDADTGDLTLDPQHATTASSSEIDAHAGDSRIPILLCGPLIHAIGEAFIPDLGGCKIGDRPIDFHLNVLRQFGAVVEKRPGGIHISAPRGLQGAKISLPYPSVGATEQVLLSATRAEGITELIGAAVEPEIIDLIAVLQKMGAIINVQSERTIRIEGVKSLGGYVHRALPDRNEAASWASAALVTRGDIFVQGAAQRDMMTFINTFRKIGGGMDIEEDGIRFYHPGGKLSPLVLETDVHPGFMTDWQQPLVVALSQADGVSIVHETVYENRFGFTEALSRMGANIQVHRECLGSTPCRFGQRNFRHSAVISGPAPLRGTEIDVPDLRGGFSHLIAALAATGTSRVTGIDVINRGYERFTDKLAALGADVDLSTSSGV from the coding sequence ATGAGCAGCGTTTTAACGGTTCGTGGTGGGGTGCCCTTAGCTGGGCGGATCTCGGTGCGGGGGGCAAAAAACCTGGTGCCTAAGGCTATGGTCGCCGCGCTGCTGGGTAATTCTCCCTCAGTGCTACGGAACGTTCCGGAAATCAAAGACGTCGAGGTGGTCACCTCGCTTTTGCAACTACACGGCGTTTCGGTAGTCAAGGACGCCGACACCGGTGATCTGACCCTCGATCCGCAGCACGCCACGACGGCTTCGAGCAGCGAAATCGACGCGCACGCTGGTGATTCCAGGATTCCGATCCTGCTCTGCGGCCCACTGATCCACGCCATTGGGGAGGCTTTTATCCCCGACCTTGGCGGTTGCAAAATTGGCGACCGGCCGATCGATTTCCATCTGAATGTGCTCCGGCAGTTCGGCGCCGTAGTGGAAAAACGTCCGGGCGGGATTCATATCTCGGCGCCCAGAGGCTTGCAAGGAGCGAAAATCTCGCTGCCCTACCCTAGCGTCGGAGCGACCGAGCAGGTGCTGCTGTCAGCTACTCGAGCCGAGGGAATCACCGAACTCATTGGCGCCGCCGTTGAACCGGAGATCATTGATTTGATCGCGGTACTGCAGAAGATGGGCGCAATTATTAATGTGCAATCCGAGCGGACTATTCGGATTGAAGGGGTCAAGAGCCTGGGCGGTTACGTCCACCGGGCGCTGCCCGATCGTAATGAAGCAGCCTCCTGGGCTTCGGCAGCGCTGGTCACTCGGGGTGACATTTTCGTTCAGGGCGCGGCGCAACGCGACATGATGACTTTTATCAATACTTTCCGCAAGATCGGTGGCGGGATGGACATTGAGGAAGACGGTATTCGGTTCTATCATCCGGGCGGCAAGCTGAGCCCGTTAGTACTGGAAACTGACGTGCACCCCGGATTCATGACAGATTGGCAGCAACCACTAGTAGTGGCCCTCAGCCAAGCTGACGGGGTCTCCATCGTGCACGAAACCGTCTATGAGAATCGTTTCGGCTTCACCGAGGCGCTCAGCCGGATGGGCGCGAACATCCAAGTGCATCGGGAATGCTTGGGCAGCACGCCCTGCCGCTTCGGGCAGCGTAACTTTAGACACTCCGCGGTGATCTCAGGGCCGGCACCGCTGCGTGGTACCGAAATTGATGTGCCCGATCTGCGCGGTGGTTTCAGTCACCTGATCGCAGCGTTGGCGGCCACCGGGACTTCAAGGGTGACCGGCATAGATGTGATTAACCGTGGCTATGAACGTTTCACCGACAAACTGGCCGCACTCGGTGCCGACGTCGACCTGAGCACGAGTTCAGGAGTCTGA
- the leuD gene encoding 3-isopropylmalate dehydratase small subunit has product MEKFSTHTGVGVPLRESDVDTDQIIPAVYLKRITKTGFDDALFASWRKNEDFILNQEPFKHGSVLVAGPDFGTGSSREHAVWALRDYGFKAVLSSRFGDIFRGNSGKQGLLTAQLDQADIELIWKVLENAPGTEITVDLESRTVSCGSVVARFSIDDYIRWRLLEGLDDIALTMVHEQEITDYEAKRPSFKPTTLPARVESTLS; this is encoded by the coding sequence ATGGAAAAGTTCAGCACACACACCGGCGTTGGGGTGCCGTTACGCGAATCTGACGTAGACACCGACCAGATCATTCCGGCGGTCTACCTGAAACGGATCACCAAAACCGGTTTTGACGACGCGCTTTTCGCCTCCTGGCGTAAGAATGAAGACTTCATCCTCAACCAGGAGCCCTTCAAGCACGGCTCGGTACTGGTGGCAGGGCCTGATTTCGGCACCGGCTCCTCCCGCGAACATGCGGTGTGGGCCTTACGCGACTACGGTTTCAAGGCGGTATTGTCCTCGCGGTTCGGCGATATCTTCCGAGGTAACTCAGGCAAGCAAGGTTTGCTCACCGCCCAGCTGGATCAAGCCGATATCGAACTGATCTGGAAGGTGTTGGAGAACGCGCCCGGCACCGAGATCACCGTCGATCTGGAGAGTCGAACAGTGAGCTGCGGATCGGTGGTGGCCCGATTCAGCATTGATGATTACATTCGTTGGCGGCTCCTGGAAGGACTCGACGATATTGCGCTGACCATGGTTCACGAGCAGGAGATCACCGATTACGAGGCGAAGCGGCCAAGCTTCAAGCCAACCACCTTGCCAGCCCGAGTGGAGTCCACTCTGAGCTAG
- the leuC gene encoding 3-isopropylmalate dehydratase large subunit — MSNSVPKTLAEKVWADHLVRKGQDNEPDLLFIDLHLLHEVTSPQAFEGLRLAGRGLRRVDLTIATEDHNTPTLDIDKPIADPTSRTQIETLRKNCQEFGVRLHSLGDAEQGIVHIVGPQLGLTQPGMTVVCGDSHTSTHGAFGALAFGIGTSEVEHVMATQTLPLKPFKTMAINVEGTLRPGVSSKDIILAVIAKIGTGGGQGYVLEYRGSAIRNLSMDARMTICNMSIEAGARAGMIAPDDVTFDYLKGRPHAPQGEEWDAAVQYWRSLHTEQDAVFDAEVELNADELEPFVTWGTNPGQGVPLNDRVPGPEDFADENAKAACERALNYMGLQAGTAMKEIRVDTVFLGSCTNSRIEDLRAAAQVIQGRQKDPAVRMLVVPGSARVRLEAEAEGLDQVFKNFGAEWRFAGCSMCLGMNPDQLQPGERCASTSNRNFEGRQGKGGRTHLVSPVVAAATAVRGTLSSPSDLAPVDLAPVTGAVNAA; from the coding sequence GTGAGTAACAGCGTTCCCAAAACTTTGGCCGAGAAGGTCTGGGCCGACCATCTGGTGCGAAAAGGTCAGGACAATGAGCCTGATCTGCTATTCATCGACCTTCATTTGCTCCACGAAGTCACTTCGCCGCAAGCCTTCGAGGGCTTGCGCCTGGCGGGTCGCGGTCTACGCCGAGTCGATTTGACCATCGCCACTGAAGACCACAACACTCCAACGCTTGATATCGACAAGCCGATTGCCGATCCAACTAGCCGAACTCAGATTGAGACACTGCGGAAAAACTGTCAGGAATTCGGTGTCAGGCTGCACTCGCTGGGCGACGCAGAACAAGGCATTGTGCACATTGTCGGTCCGCAGCTGGGGCTGACCCAGCCCGGTATGACGGTGGTCTGCGGCGACTCTCATACCTCAACTCATGGCGCTTTTGGGGCACTGGCTTTTGGCATTGGCACCTCCGAAGTCGAACACGTAATGGCGACCCAGACCTTGCCGCTTAAGCCCTTTAAGACAATGGCGATCAATGTCGAGGGCACGCTTCGACCCGGGGTGAGTTCGAAGGACATTATCTTGGCGGTAATCGCCAAAATTGGTACCGGTGGCGGCCAAGGTTATGTACTGGAATATCGCGGTTCAGCGATTCGAAACTTGTCAATGGACGCCAGAATGACAATTTGCAATATGTCGATCGAGGCTGGCGCCAGGGCCGGGATGATCGCCCCAGATGATGTCACCTTTGACTATCTCAAGGGTCGCCCGCACGCTCCACAGGGCGAGGAATGGGATGCAGCCGTACAGTACTGGCGTTCCCTGCATACCGAGCAAGATGCGGTCTTTGACGCTGAAGTGGAGTTGAACGCCGATGAGCTTGAGCCTTTCGTCACCTGGGGGACCAACCCAGGACAGGGTGTTCCGCTCAATGATCGAGTGCCCGGCCCTGAGGACTTCGCCGACGAGAACGCCAAAGCCGCTTGCGAGCGTGCCCTGAACTACATGGGCTTGCAGGCGGGGACCGCGATGAAGGAGATCCGGGTTGATACCGTGTTCCTGGGTTCCTGCACCAATTCCAGAATTGAAGATTTACGGGCTGCGGCTCAGGTGATCCAGGGCAGGCAGAAGGATCCGGCGGTGCGCATGCTGGTCGTTCCCGGTTCGGCTCGGGTACGGCTGGAAGCGGAGGCCGAGGGCCTGGACCAGGTGTTCAAAAACTTCGGTGCCGAGTGGCGCTTTGCCGGTTGTTCAATGTGTCTGGGCATGAATCCTGATCAGCTGCAACCGGGGGAGCGGTGCGCCTCGACGTCGAACCGAAACTTCGAGGGACGGCAGGGCAAAGGGGGCCGAACTCACTTGGTCTCACCGGTAGTCGCCGCCGCCACTGCGGTGCGCGGCACACTCAGCTCACCCTCTGATTTGGCCCCGGTCGATTTAGCCCCGGTCACCGGGGCAGTCAACGCTGCGTAA
- a CDS encoding IclR family transcriptional regulator produces MDTSSGVGVIDKAAQVLDALEAGPTTLAQLVTATGLARPTVHRLAQALVHHRLVSRDIHGRFVLGSRLVELASAAGEDRLIAAAGPVLLQLRDSTGESAQIFRRQGDWRVCVASAERPIGLRDTIPVGTKLSMKAGSAAQVLLAWEDHERLLDGLQNARFTPTVLAGVRRRGWAQSLGEREMGVASVSAPVRGPSGRVIAAVSISGPIERLTRQPGRLHAEVVGAAAKNLTEALKKSNQ; encoded by the coding sequence ATGGACACTTCAAGTGGAGTCGGCGTCATTGATAAGGCTGCTCAGGTACTCGATGCCTTAGAGGCCGGGCCGACCACCCTGGCCCAACTCGTCACCGCCACCGGGCTTGCCCGGCCCACCGTGCATCGGCTGGCTCAGGCCCTGGTGCATCATCGACTGGTTAGTCGCGACATTCATGGCCGCTTCGTACTCGGCAGCAGGCTGGTCGAACTTGCCTCGGCTGCGGGCGAGGACCGACTCATCGCCGCGGCCGGTCCGGTGTTGCTTCAGTTACGGGACAGCACCGGCGAATCCGCGCAAATCTTCCGCAGGCAAGGAGACTGGCGAGTCTGCGTCGCCTCGGCCGAGCGGCCGATCGGATTACGCGACACCATCCCGGTTGGCACCAAGCTCAGCATGAAAGCAGGCTCGGCGGCACAAGTGCTGCTGGCCTGGGAGGATCACGAACGGCTGTTGGATGGCTTGCAGAATGCTCGCTTCACGCCGACCGTCCTCGCCGGTGTACGACGCCGGGGCTGGGCGCAGAGCCTCGGCGAACGTGAGATGGGGGTGGCTTCGGTCTCCGCCCCGGTGCGTGGCCCGTCCGGGCGGGTGATCGCCGCAGTTTCCATCTCCGGACCGATAGAACGGCTCACCAGGCAGCCCGGCAGACTGCACGCAGAGGTCGTCGGGGCAGCGGCGAAGAATCTGACCGAAGCACTGAAGAAGAGCAACCAATAG
- a CDS encoding DUF1697 domain-containing protein — translation MEHFVVLLRGVNVGGINIKMAELKTCLAELPVQQVKTLLASGNVVLSTELSASQLKSQVEEALAARFGYQAWVVVLTITRISELIASCPYPADSTDQHSYVTLASDPAAIKRLLDEAAKLSEEMVELGPEAVAWLAPVGGTLESAISKLTAKASYKSTTTTRNLRTLIKIRDAGAALSA, via the coding sequence ATGGAACACTTCGTGGTGCTATTGCGCGGCGTCAACGTCGGCGGCATCAATATTAAGATGGCCGAGCTCAAAACTTGCCTAGCCGAGCTACCGGTCCAGCAGGTCAAAACCTTATTGGCCAGCGGCAATGTGGTGCTGAGCACTGAGCTATCGGCGAGCCAGTTGAAATCGCAAGTCGAGGAAGCTCTGGCCGCACGATTTGGCTATCAAGCCTGGGTCGTGGTGCTGACGATAACCCGGATTTCCGAGCTAATCGCAAGCTGCCCCTATCCTGCGGACTCCACCGACCAACACAGCTACGTCACGCTGGCCTCCGATCCCGCAGCGATTAAACGATTGCTCGATGAAGCCGCCAAGTTATCAGAGGAAATGGTGGAACTCGGGCCCGAAGCGGTCGCCTGGCTGGCGCCAGTAGGTGGCACGCTGGAATCGGCGATAAGCAAGCTCACCGCGAAGGCAAGTTATAAATCCACTACCACAACGCGGAATCTGCGCACCCTGATCAAGATCAGGGATGCTGGCGCTGCGCTGTCAGCCTGA
- a CDS encoding DUF998 domain-containing protein: MTNEQKTPLALKLAGTALSLTIVYFIGELITAAAWSKAPYDWNNNYISDLGVPECLTLDRIVCSPAHGVMNTAFISVGVLTLLALLLLIRLLAGWRRILLAVPTALFGIGIIIVGSFPGSTAEAIGGEARMMMHGIGALLAIGVGNLMLLAAAIVFWRSFRGYAVSSLVLAVIGLSAIAGTKLGGFGLGVGGIERLAVYPVLLWLILSGVLILSSAGSLLRLTAQRQHP; encoded by the coding sequence ATGACCAATGAGCAAAAGACGCCTCTTGCCCTGAAGCTGGCCGGGACAGCACTTAGCCTGACAATCGTCTACTTCATCGGCGAGTTGATCACCGCCGCGGCGTGGAGCAAAGCGCCCTATGACTGGAACAACAACTACATTAGCGACCTAGGTGTGCCCGAGTGCCTCACCCTGGACCGGATCGTCTGTTCGCCCGCTCATGGCGTGATGAACACCGCTTTTATCAGTGTCGGGGTGCTCACCCTGCTGGCCTTACTGTTGCTGATTCGGCTGCTTGCCGGTTGGCGTCGAATCCTACTCGCCGTCCCCACCGCGCTCTTCGGTATTGGCATCATTATTGTCGGCAGCTTCCCAGGCTCAACGGCAGAAGCAATTGGTGGGGAGGCCCGGATGATGATGCACGGGATCGGTGCCTTACTGGCGATTGGCGTGGGAAACCTGATGCTGCTCGCGGCCGCCATAGTGTTCTGGCGAAGCTTCCGCGGTTATGCAGTTAGCTCGCTCGTGCTCGCGGTGATCGGGCTATCCGCTATAGCCGGCACTAAATTGGGCGGCTTCGGGCTCGGTGTTGGCGGCATTGAGCGGCTGGCGGTCTATCCGGTGCTACTTTGGCTCATTCTCAGTGGCGTTCTGATCCTGAGCAGTGCCGGATCGTTGCTCAGGCTGACAGCGCAGCGCCAGCATCCCTGA
- a CDS encoding HAD family hydrolase, producing the protein MVNAGFEGQIRAVLFDIDDTLVDLRTAMEIAVRSVSAEYLPALSEQGWAELHREFREDPGGHYDAFLRGELGFVEQRIARAQKAFSLAGGALPEHRVTQWNADYEREAQRNWLAYSDVAEALDALDAAGVVYGAVSNNVEAYQRRKLDLAGLDRISVLIGTDTVGVPKPEPEIFLEGVRQLGFRAEQTLYVGDNLLVDAVGASAAGLPALWLNRDGKSGSLPDGGSWQGPQVADLGGLLSLL; encoded by the coding sequence GTGGTGAATGCTGGGTTTGAGGGGCAGATTCGGGCTGTACTGTTCGATATCGATGACACTCTGGTCGACCTGCGTACCGCAATGGAAATTGCGGTACGTAGTGTCAGCGCCGAATACTTGCCAGCGCTCTCAGAGCAAGGCTGGGCCGAACTGCATCGTGAGTTCCGTGAGGATCCAGGTGGCCACTATGACGCCTTCCTGCGCGGCGAACTAGGGTTTGTCGAACAGCGGATTGCCAGGGCGCAAAAAGCTTTCAGCTTGGCCGGGGGAGCGCTACCGGAGCACAGGGTGACGCAATGGAATGCCGACTACGAGCGGGAAGCTCAACGGAACTGGCTGGCTTATTCGGATGTGGCTGAAGCTCTGGACGCCCTCGACGCGGCCGGTGTGGTTTACGGAGCGGTCAGCAATAATGTTGAGGCGTACCAGCGCCGCAAGCTCGATTTGGCTGGCCTGGACAGGATTTCGGTGCTGATCGGCACGGATACCGTTGGTGTACCCAAACCTGAGCCAGAAATTTTCCTGGAGGGCGTTCGGCAACTGGGTTTCCGGGCCGAGCAGACGCTGTACGTCGGCGACAATCTGCTGGTGGATGCCGTTGGAGCCAGCGCGGCGGGCCTGCCAGCACTCTGGCTCAATCGGGACGGGAAGTCCGGCAGTTTGCCCGACGGCGGTAGCTGGCAGGGGCCGCAAGTTGCTGATTTGGGCGGATTGCTCAGCTTGCTCTAA